ATCGGTCGCCTGCGCTCACGACGATGGGATGGACCCCGAACGAGCGGCGCGCGCGGAAACTGCGCCTGGAGTGCTCTCTCTGAACGCGCGACGGCTATCAGTGCGGAAATTCCACCATCACCTTGGCGTGCGACCCAGGATCCTTCAGCGCTTCGAACATCGCCGGCACCTGGTCCACCTCGATGATGTCGGTGATCATCGGCTTCGCGTCGATCTGGCCGGACGAGAAGGCGTTGATCGTTTCCTGGAACTCGCCGAACGTGTAGGCGAGTACGAAATCGACGCTTATCTCTTTCATGATGCAGACCAGCGGCACGATGTGGTCTGCCTCCATGCATACGCCGAGCACGACGACGCGCCCGTGATTGGCGACCATCCCGATTGCGGAACTCAGCGTTGATTTCACGCCGATGCATTCGAAAACTACTTCGGGCGCGCGGCCGGTGAGCGATTTGACCTTGTCCGACGGGCTTTCGACGTTCGGATTGACGACCGCGTCGGCGCCGAGTTTCATCGCAAGCTCGGTCCGCCCCGGCGCCAGTTCCGATACGACGACAGCGGCGCCGCGGGCCTTGGCCCACAGCAGGGTCGACAACCCGATCGGGCCAGCGCCCATCACGACGCATCCCATCCCCGACTTGATCTGCGAGCGATTGACTCCGTGCAGGCCGACCGACAGGGGCTCGACCAGCGCGCCTTCGCGCGAACTGACGTTGTGCGGTAGCTTCAGCAGGCTTCCGACGCCGCATCGGACGTACTCGGCGTAAGCGCCGGGCAACTGGCCGAGGCCGAGGCCGAGAATCTTCGCGCAATGCATCGAGTCGTCGCGGCGGCAGGCGTCGCAGGCGCCGCAAACGATATACGGCAGCGAGGTAACGCGGTCACCAACTTTGTAGCCGTTGACGTTGGTGCCGAGTTCGTGGATCTCGCCGCAGAATTCATGGCCCATCACGGTGTCGCAGGCCATCCCGATTCCGTACTGGACGGCATGCAAATCAGACCCGCAGATTCCGCAATTGTGGACCTTGAGGACCACTTCGCCGGCGCCCGGCGTGGGCTTGGGAACGTCCACCACCGCCATCTTGTCTCTTTCTCTGAAGACTGCTGCTTTCATCGAAGTCCTTGTCTTAATGGATCGATCAGGCGGCCGAGGCGCGCTTCTGTTCGATTAGTTCGATTTTGTAGCCGTTGGGATCTTCGATGAACGCAATCGAAGTAGTGCCATGTTTCATCGGACCGGGCTCGCGCACAATCGGCACGCCGTTTTTCCTGAGATCGTCGCAAGCCTTGTAGATGTCCTCGACGCCGAGCGCGACGTGGCCATACGCGTTGCCGAGATCGTATTTCGAGGTGCCCCAGTTCCACGTGAGCTCGATCACCGTGTTGTCGTCCTCGCTGCCATAGCCGACAAAGGCGAGCGTGAATTCACCGCCGGGGAAATCATGCTTGCGCAGCAGCTTCATCCCGAGCTTGTCGCAGTAGAACTTCAGCGACTCGTCCAGATTGTTCACCCGAAGCATCGTATGCAGCATTCGCATGGCATCAGTCTCCTTTCATGCCCGCGCGATCGCGCTTGGACGCGATCGCCTGCTTCAGTTCATCCCGGATGCCGGCGAAGACATCTTCGGTCGGCGCGACGCCGGCGGCTTTCATTTTCGCGACCAGTT
The window above is part of the Candidatus Binatus sp. genome. Proteins encoded here:
- a CDS encoding zinc-binding dehydrogenase — encoded protein: MKAAVFRERDKMAVVDVPKPTPGAGEVVLKVHNCGICGSDLHAVQYGIGMACDTVMGHEFCGEIHELGTNVNGYKVGDRVTSLPYIVCGACDACRRDDSMHCAKILGLGLGQLPGAYAEYVRCGVGSLLKLPHNVSSREGALVEPLSVGLHGVNRSQIKSGMGCVVMGAGPIGLSTLLWAKARGAAVVVSELAPGRTELAMKLGADAVVNPNVESPSDKVKSLTGRAPEVVFECIGVKSTLSSAIGMVANHGRVVVLGVCMEADHIVPLVCIMKEISVDFVLAYTFGEFQETINAFSSGQIDAKPMITDIIEVDQVPAMFEALKDPGSHAKVMVEFPH
- the gloA gene encoding lactoylglutathione lyase, encoding MRMLHTMLRVNNLDESLKFYCDKLGMKLLRKHDFPGGEFTLAFVGYGSEDDNTVIELTWNWGTSKYDLGNAYGHVALGVEDIYKACDDLRKNGVPIVREPGPMKHGTTSIAFIEDPNGYKIELIEQKRASAA